The following are from one region of the Arthrobacter sp. KBS0703 genome:
- a CDS encoding antibiotic biosynthesis monooxygenase family protein, producing MAEHYASGVWQVKLGNDDEFVERWKEFLQWSRENYPALVVAKLLRDSGTAGRYISFSEWTDEASRNAWKQEPEFKARIGACVALCEDMRGADYELAATV from the coding sequence ATGGCAGAGCATTACGCTTCCGGGGTCTGGCAGGTCAAACTTGGCAACGACGACGAGTTTGTGGAGCGGTGGAAGGAGTTCCTGCAGTGGTCACGGGAAAACTACCCGGCCCTGGTGGTGGCGAAACTTCTCCGCGATAGCGGGACGGCCGGGCGCTACATTTCGTTCTCCGAATGGACCGACGAGGCTTCCCGGAACGCGTGGAAGCAGGAACCCGAGTTCAAGGCCCGCATCGGCGCCTGCGTGGCACTGTGCGAGGACATGCGCGGGGCGGATTACGAGCTGGCCGCGACCGTCTAA
- a CDS encoding ABC transporter ATP-binding protein, with product MFLTFWRFRSAIAAHAGAMGGGALLVIFVAAMEVALPWPMKIIVDDVLQPLGQPAQHGTPDFPGLAALRPLQLLLLAAGALLAMTVMNAAADYLGTRLLNSVGEKTMATIRADVFAHLQRLSLSFHDKQRLGDLVTRTTTDVDYVRALMVSMLSVLLPNVFILGFVTTICVIVDPTFALIGLAVAPLLFVTVLLYRRRIKSASREARSKDSDIAAAMSETFASVRVMQTYTSEARHEDDFRTRNNGRRDAGLRVIRLQSMFSPLVDVIATMGTVLVLWIGAQRVLDGTMTLGMLLVFLAYLKALYSPMKSLAKLTTVISRGQASAERIQEILDTAPAISDKPGAAPAPRLAGAVELRGVSFGYQGDRNVLHGIDLTAEPGSVVAITGPTGAGKSSVVSLIPRLYDATQGAVLLDGMDVKDMQVATVRRQISMVLQESILFRGTIYDNIAYGSEGASREQVLAAAEAAYVDEFVGKLPLGYDTPVAERGVTLSGGQRQRIAIARALVRDTPIVILDEPTSGLDAISEQYVMRGLERLMAGRTVIVIAHRLSTLKRADRIYVMDHGRVIESGRHGELVAAGGLYSRLDQLQHAKDTPVPALALVPTESST from the coding sequence ATGTTTCTAACCTTTTGGCGGTTCCGCAGCGCGATCGCAGCCCACGCCGGGGCGATGGGCGGAGGTGCGTTGCTGGTCATTTTCGTTGCCGCAATGGAAGTTGCATTGCCCTGGCCCATGAAAATCATCGTCGACGACGTCCTGCAGCCGTTGGGCCAACCCGCTCAACACGGCACGCCGGACTTCCCGGGGCTGGCCGCGCTCCGGCCCCTTCAGCTGCTCCTCCTTGCCGCAGGGGCGCTGCTCGCCATGACAGTAATGAACGCCGCCGCCGACTATCTGGGGACCCGGTTGCTGAACAGCGTCGGCGAGAAGACCATGGCCACCATCCGTGCCGACGTCTTCGCCCATCTGCAACGGCTGTCCCTGTCATTCCACGACAAACAGCGGCTGGGCGATCTGGTCACACGAACCACCACGGATGTCGACTATGTGCGCGCGCTGATGGTGTCGATGCTTTCGGTGCTGCTTCCCAACGTGTTCATCCTGGGTTTCGTCACCACCATTTGCGTGATCGTCGATCCCACATTTGCCCTGATCGGCCTTGCGGTGGCGCCGCTGCTGTTCGTCACGGTGCTGCTCTACCGGCGCCGGATAAAGTCGGCCTCCCGGGAGGCCCGCAGCAAGGACAGCGACATAGCAGCAGCCATGTCCGAGACATTCGCGTCTGTCCGGGTGATGCAGACATATACGAGCGAAGCGCGCCATGAGGACGACTTCCGCACACGCAACAACGGACGGCGGGATGCCGGGCTGAGGGTCATCCGGCTGCAGTCCATGTTCTCGCCCCTGGTTGACGTCATCGCGACCATGGGCACGGTCCTGGTGCTCTGGATCGGCGCCCAACGGGTGCTGGACGGAACCATGACCCTGGGAATGTTGCTTGTATTCCTCGCCTACCTCAAGGCGCTCTATTCACCGATGAAATCCCTGGCGAAACTGACAACCGTGATTAGCCGCGGGCAGGCCAGCGCCGAGCGCATCCAGGAAATCCTGGACACGGCTCCGGCCATCTCCGACAAACCGGGGGCCGCGCCTGCCCCAAGGCTGGCCGGTGCAGTCGAATTGCGCGGAGTCAGCTTCGGTTACCAGGGGGATCGCAATGTCCTCCACGGAATCGACCTCACAGCCGAACCGGGCAGCGTCGTGGCTATCACCGGGCCCACGGGAGCCGGCAAATCGTCCGTCGTCAGTCTGATTCCGCGCCTTTACGACGCAACGCAGGGTGCCGTCCTGCTCGACGGCATGGACGTGAAGGACATGCAGGTCGCCACCGTGCGCAGGCAGATCTCGATGGTGCTGCAGGAGTCCATCCTCTTCCGCGGAACGATCTACGACAACATCGCATACGGCTCCGAGGGGGCGAGCAGGGAGCAGGTGCTTGCGGCCGCAGAGGCGGCCTACGTGGACGAATTCGTCGGGAAGCTGCCGCTGGGATATGACACGCCGGTAGCGGAGAGGGGCGTAACCCTCTCCGGCGGACAGCGCCAGCGCATCGCCATCGCCCGGGCGCTGGTCCGGGACACACCCATCGTCATCCTCGATGAACCCACATCGGGCCTGGATGCGATCTCGGAGCAGTACGTCATGCGTGGCCTCGAACGGCTGATGGCCGGACGCACGGTCATCGTCATTGCCCACCGGCTTTCGACGCTCAAACGCGCTGACCGGATTTACGTCATGGACCACGGACGGGTGATCGAGAGCGGCCGGCACGGCGAGCTTGTCGCAGCCGGCGGCCTCTACAGCCGCCTGGACCAGCTCCAGCACGCCAAGGACACGCCCGTGCCGGCCTTGGCCCTGGTGCCGACGGAGTCAAGCACATGA
- a CDS encoding NUDIX domain-containing protein, which translates to MSKIKPATYGALPWRIGSKGALEVLLIHRPAHGDWSIPKGKAEPGESGRECAARELREETGFDCRLGAELPRIRYEDSRNRIKTIRYWAAAAESGHFRANAEVDAARWLSLPAALRTVTEPRDRPAIVALGTQLHLQLGVRPAPEREKMLLLVRGAQVTKRSERELSDDVWSPGEEVEHAARSLAALGAVFKIERVLSAPTVRCVETVAALARRESLEVERSDHLTGGSIEAALRLVAQARGTGTVLCTHEGVMEGVLDHLIRHDRTVLNKRFRVRKGSAWVLTGDDSRYHSAYYLPLPAADLVATP; encoded by the coding sequence ATGAGTAAGATCAAGCCCGCCACCTATGGTGCACTGCCGTGGCGCATCGGAAGCAAGGGCGCCCTCGAAGTACTCCTCATTCACCGGCCGGCGCATGGCGACTGGTCCATCCCCAAGGGCAAGGCCGAGCCCGGAGAGTCGGGCCGGGAATGTGCGGCACGGGAACTACGGGAGGAGACCGGCTTCGACTGCCGTCTCGGCGCGGAACTCCCCAGGATCAGGTACGAGGACAGCAGGAACAGGATCAAGACGATCCGCTACTGGGCTGCAGCCGCAGAGTCGGGCCATTTCCGCGCCAATGCCGAGGTGGACGCGGCGAGGTGGCTCTCCCTCCCCGCAGCCCTGCGCACCGTGACAGAGCCGCGGGACCGGCCCGCCATCGTCGCCCTGGGCACGCAGCTCCACCTGCAGCTCGGAGTGCGTCCCGCGCCCGAGCGGGAAAAGATGCTGTTGCTGGTCCGCGGCGCCCAGGTCACCAAGCGAAGCGAGCGGGAACTTTCGGATGACGTCTGGTCGCCGGGTGAGGAAGTTGAACACGCCGCGCGATCACTCGCCGCGCTGGGCGCGGTTTTCAAAATAGAACGCGTCCTGTCCGCCCCTACGGTCCGCTGTGTCGAGACCGTAGCCGCGCTGGCGCGGCGGGAGTCCCTTGAGGTGGAACGTTCAGACCACCTGACGGGAGGCAGCATCGAAGCTGCCCTCCGCCTCGTTGCGCAGGCCCGCGGGACCGGAACGGTCCTGTGCACGCACGAGGGCGTCATGGAAGGCGTCCTGGACCACCTGATCCGCCATGACCGCACGGTCCTGAACAAGCGGTTCCGCGTCCGGAAAGGATCCGCCTGGGTCCTCACCGGCGATGACAGCCGCTACCACTCCGCCTACTACCTCCCGCTGCCGGCGGCGGACCTCGTCGCCACGCCATAG
- a CDS encoding DUF6221 family protein, which yields MDIVEFLSDRIAEDEAVARKLLGDRTTSEAGKWYERRLLLECEAKRRLIGIIEAARQTALATLVSDPFGEDTHWIPGALEWTGLSLNALALPYSDHPDFERDWLWSP from the coding sequence GTGGACATTGTGGAATTTCTGTCCGATCGCATCGCGGAAGATGAGGCGGTTGCGCGCAAGCTCCTCGGTGACCGGACCACCTCCGAAGCGGGCAAGTGGTACGAACGCCGCCTGCTGCTCGAATGCGAGGCCAAAAGAAGGCTCATCGGCATCATCGAAGCCGCCCGGCAGACCGCCCTGGCAACGCTTGTCAGCGACCCGTTCGGCGAGGACACCCATTGGATCCCGGGCGCCCTGGAATGGACCGGGCTGTCCCTGAATGCCCTGGCGCTGCCCTACTCCGACCATCCGGACTTCGAACGGGACTGGCTGTGGTCACCGTGA
- a CDS encoding HNH endonuclease yields MVAVLLGWNPGAGTTWPEYSRVVDELAAAGVHRRPWRILNSASVLPGADAWLLLVGKAGRGLIGHGVTASHPYRPAREEQTGASGTVIDVDFDALLPVGDQIPVDFLLERAPRAGWNTVKAAGRRIPEEEERAVRAIWAERLPADGIDPILPVPGTAPQDALTRVGMNRYERSPQARRICLAHHGTSCAACGFSFEAVYGPEGEGFIHVHHLTPVSQLGPGYELDPIGDLVPLCPNCHYMAHRRPVPYTPAELRAMMSGAGHIAGSVLSPQELEAQAAAQRILDSR; encoded by the coding sequence ATGGTGGCTGTATTGCTCGGATGGAACCCGGGCGCCGGTACTACGTGGCCGGAGTATTCGAGGGTTGTCGACGAGCTCGCCGCGGCCGGGGTCCATCGCCGCCCGTGGCGGATCCTCAACAGCGCAAGCGTCTTGCCCGGTGCGGATGCCTGGCTGCTCCTGGTCGGTAAGGCAGGCCGCGGACTGATCGGCCACGGTGTTACCGCTTCGCATCCCTACCGGCCCGCCCGCGAGGAGCAAACCGGCGCATCCGGCACGGTCATTGATGTCGACTTTGACGCCCTGCTTCCGGTGGGCGACCAGATTCCCGTGGACTTCCTCCTTGAAAGGGCACCGCGGGCCGGGTGGAACACCGTTAAAGCAGCTGGCCGGCGGATCCCGGAGGAGGAGGAACGGGCGGTCCGCGCCATCTGGGCGGAGCGCCTGCCGGCCGACGGGATCGATCCGATCCTTCCCGTGCCCGGGACTGCACCGCAGGATGCCCTGACCCGGGTCGGCATGAACCGGTATGAGCGCAGCCCCCAGGCCCGGCGGATCTGCCTGGCACACCACGGCACGTCCTGCGCTGCCTGCGGATTCTCCTTCGAAGCCGTCTACGGTCCCGAAGGGGAAGGGTTCATCCACGTCCATCACCTGACGCCCGTCTCCCAGCTGGGGCCCGGCTACGAGCTGGACCCCATCGGCGACCTGGTCCCGCTGTGCCCGAACTGCCACTACATGGCTCACCGCCGGCCCGTGCCCTACACCCCCGCGGAGCTCAGGGCGATGATGTCAGGAGCCGGACACATTGCAGGCTCGGTCTTGTCCCCGCAGGAACTGGAGGCGCAGGCCGCCGCCCAGAGGATCCTCGACAGCAGGTGA
- a CDS encoding DUF1992 domain-containing protein, with protein MGSGAAGEFKRRMERGAELRAVLASGGTAQEDAELAAAEEEDRQKRKKIDDAARVEYLIRDAMAQGKFDNLKYAGKPIPGLGEGYDPDWWVKGLIQREHLTGLGPKAILLRTEDAELDSRLDAQYSEKQVRDLVADFNARVIDARRQLQGGPPVITKTRDADAEVQCWKERRAARAAAAPPEPEPEPTRRWWRHLWSGST; from the coding sequence ATGGGCAGCGGGGCGGCGGGCGAGTTCAAACGGCGGATGGAACGGGGCGCGGAACTCCGCGCCGTCCTGGCCTCCGGCGGAACGGCCCAGGAAGATGCGGAGCTTGCCGCGGCCGAGGAGGAAGACCGGCAGAAACGCAAGAAAATCGATGACGCCGCCCGCGTTGAGTACCTGATCCGGGACGCCATGGCGCAGGGGAAGTTCGACAACCTGAAGTACGCCGGCAAGCCGATTCCTGGGCTGGGGGAGGGCTACGATCCTGATTGGTGGGTCAAGGGCCTGATTCAGCGTGAACACCTCACCGGGCTGGGGCCGAAGGCAATTCTCCTGCGCACCGAGGACGCCGAGCTCGACTCCAGGCTCGATGCCCAGTACTCCGAGAAGCAGGTGCGGGACCTGGTGGCGGACTTCAATGCACGGGTGATTGATGCGCGGCGCCAGCTCCAAGGCGGTCCGCCCGTGATCACCAAAACCCGCGACGCCGACGCCGAAGTGCAGTGCTGGAAGGAGCGGCGGGCAGCCAGGGCCGCTGCTGCCCCGCCGGAGCCTGAGCCGGAACCCACCCGCCGGTGGTGGCGGCACCTCTGGAGCGGGTCCACCTGA
- a CDS encoding GNAT family N-acetyltransferase: MLHSLVGDVGVRLLHSSDADAQAAAYRRNREHLAPWEPVRPEDFFTVAGQHQEIETRLAQYDSGLSVPWALVDGSGRIVGNITLSRIVRGPLLSAHLGYWVDREVNGRGIASAAVAFALPSARDGYGLHRVQAGTLVHNAASQKVLARAGFEKIGHAASYLRIAGRWQDHILFQRILD; this comes from the coding sequence ATGCTGCATTCCCTGGTTGGCGACGTCGGCGTGAGACTGCTGCATTCCTCTGATGCGGACGCCCAGGCGGCGGCGTACCGGCGCAACCGTGAGCACCTCGCCCCATGGGAGCCGGTCAGGCCGGAGGACTTTTTCACGGTGGCGGGCCAGCACCAGGAAATCGAGACCAGGCTCGCCCAGTACGACTCCGGCCTGTCGGTCCCGTGGGCTCTCGTCGACGGCAGTGGCCGAATCGTTGGAAACATCACCCTGAGCCGCATTGTCCGCGGGCCGCTGCTCAGCGCACACCTGGGCTACTGGGTGGACCGGGAGGTCAACGGCCGCGGAATCGCCTCCGCCGCCGTGGCGTTCGCGCTCCCCTCCGCACGGGACGGCTACGGGCTGCACCGGGTCCAGGCCGGGACTCTCGTCCATAACGCGGCCTCCCAGAAAGTGCTGGCCCGCGCGGGCTTTGAGAAGATCGGCCACGCCGCGTCGTACCTCAGGATTGCCGGCCGCTGGCAGGACCACATACTCTTCCAGCGCATTCTGGACTGA
- a CDS encoding NADPH-dependent F420 reductase, with protein sequence MTTIGIIGAGHIGSQVARKAVQLGYDVVISNSRGPETLAELVAELGPRARAATPAEAAATGDFAVVTVPLRNYRDIPVEPLAGKVVIDTNNYYWERDGRFPALDSGEATTSGLLQEHLPASKVAKGFNHIMAKQITTDGTPAGTPNRRALATASDYAEASALVTKLYDEFGFDTVNIGPLSESWRAERDRPAYVVRQNAAQLAENLAKAPRTT encoded by the coding sequence ATGACAACAATTGGAATCATCGGTGCAGGACACATTGGCAGCCAGGTTGCGCGCAAGGCGGTGCAGCTCGGCTATGACGTGGTCATCAGCAACTCCAGGGGACCGGAAACCCTGGCGGAGCTGGTGGCGGAACTGGGGCCGCGGGCGCGCGCCGCGACGCCGGCCGAAGCGGCAGCGACGGGTGATTTCGCCGTCGTCACCGTCCCGCTCAGGAACTACCGGGACATCCCCGTGGAGCCACTGGCCGGCAAGGTCGTGATCGACACAAACAACTACTACTGGGAGCGCGACGGCCGCTTCCCGGCCCTGGACAGCGGCGAAGCCACCACGTCGGGGCTACTGCAGGAACACCTGCCCGCGTCGAAGGTGGCCAAGGGCTTCAACCACATCATGGCCAAGCAGATCACCACGGACGGCACCCCTGCGGGCACGCCCAACCGCAGGGCGCTGGCCACCGCCAGTGATTACGCGGAAGCGAGCGCCCTGGTGACGAAGCTCTATGACGAGTTCGGCTTCGATACCGTCAACATCGGCCCGCTGTCCGAAAGCTGGCGCGCGGAACGGGACCGCCCCGCCTACGTCGTGCGGCAGAACGCGGCCCAGCTGGCCGAGAACCTCGCCAAAGCGCCGCGCACCACCTGA
- a CDS encoding matrixin family metalloprotease — MFERFVLPAVLPYLPGAPVPPPGFEASDTPLGHPPGGTGSKAYALQESPDPGQPFAAYDPCRPVHYVVRPYNAPPGADQLMEQAVAKVSAATGLRFVFDGYTSEAPRDERESYQPDRYGKRWAPVLIAWSTPQESPDLAGDVDGLGGSSYAYTTGRPYVLVAGQVALDAPDLTEMMHWPDGPDYVRAVIMHELGHVVGLDHVDDPTQLMHPEGTDVTEFAAGDLAGLALLGTGQCVPEL; from the coding sequence GTGTTCGAACGTTTCGTGCTCCCGGCGGTCCTGCCCTACCTTCCGGGAGCTCCCGTGCCGCCGCCCGGGTTCGAGGCATCGGACACCCCGCTGGGGCACCCGCCGGGCGGCACCGGCTCCAAGGCCTACGCGCTGCAGGAATCTCCCGACCCCGGCCAGCCGTTCGCCGCCTATGATCCCTGCCGTCCGGTGCATTACGTGGTCCGTCCCTACAATGCGCCGCCGGGCGCCGACCAGCTCATGGAACAGGCCGTCGCCAAGGTTTCGGCTGCCACCGGTCTGCGGTTCGTCTTCGACGGCTACACGTCGGAGGCTCCCCGCGACGAACGGGAGAGCTACCAGCCGGACCGTTACGGCAAGAGGTGGGCGCCGGTCCTCATCGCGTGGTCCACGCCCCAGGAGAGTCCGGACCTGGCCGGGGACGTGGACGGCCTGGGCGGCAGCTCGTACGCGTACACCACCGGGCGCCCTTACGTCCTCGTGGCCGGGCAGGTGGCACTGGACGCTCCCGATCTGACCGAGATGATGCACTGGCCGGACGGACCGGACTATGTGCGCGCAGTGATCATGCATGAACTCGGCCATGTGGTGGGACTGGACCATGTGGACGATCCGACCCAGCTGATGCACCCTGAGGGCACCGACGTCACGGAGTTCGCCGCCGGCGACCTCGCCGGCCTGGCGCTGCTCGGCACGGGTCAGTGCGTCCCGGAGCTGTGA
- a CDS encoding pyridoxal phosphate-dependent aminotransferase, producing MRAMQNSSRLQDVRYDLRGPVQHAAKKLEAEGHSILRMNLGDPAPFGLHAPESIVVDMIHHLREAQGYSDSKGIFSARTAISQYYQTKGLMQIGVEDIFIGNGVSELISMTLQAFLENGDEVLIPSPDYPLWTAATVLSGGEAVHYACDEQNNWWPDMADVETKITDRTRAIVIINPNNPTGAVYPRHILAGFVEIARRHDLVLFSDEIYEKITFEDALHIHTASVAGDLPVLTFSGLSKAYRMPGYRAGWVAVTGQRSATAAYRESLELLASLRLCPNVPAQHAIQTSLGGYQSIEDLIKPGGRLREQRDLALRLLNEIPGITCVPAAGAMYLFPKMDPEMYPFADDEQFVLDLLQEQKILVSHGSAFHWPSPDHFRFVILPPVDEIREAVRRIATFLAAYRARGGRTRAA from the coding sequence ATGCGCGCCATGCAGAATTCCAGCCGATTGCAAGATGTCCGGTACGACCTCCGGGGCCCGGTGCAGCATGCCGCGAAGAAGCTGGAAGCGGAGGGCCACAGCATCCTGCGCATGAACCTCGGCGATCCGGCGCCGTTCGGGCTGCACGCCCCCGAGTCCATCGTGGTGGACATGATCCACCATCTGCGCGAGGCGCAGGGGTACAGCGACTCCAAGGGCATCTTCTCCGCCCGGACCGCCATCTCGCAGTACTACCAGACCAAGGGCCTGATGCAGATCGGCGTCGAGGATATCTTCATCGGCAACGGGGTCAGCGAGCTGATCTCCATGACCCTCCAGGCCTTCCTGGAAAACGGCGACGAGGTGCTGATCCCCTCGCCCGATTACCCGCTCTGGACGGCAGCGACGGTCCTCAGCGGCGGCGAAGCCGTGCACTACGCCTGCGACGAGCAGAACAACTGGTGGCCGGACATGGCCGACGTCGAGACGAAGATCACCGACCGCACCCGTGCCATCGTCATCATCAACCCCAACAACCCGACCGGGGCCGTCTATCCGCGCCACATCCTGGCCGGGTTCGTCGAAATCGCCCGGCGGCACGATCTGGTGCTGTTCTCCGATGAGATCTACGAAAAAATCACGTTTGAGGACGCCCTCCACATCCACACCGCCTCCGTGGCCGGCGACCTGCCCGTGCTGACCTTCTCGGGCCTGTCCAAGGCCTACCGGATGCCTGGCTACCGGGCCGGCTGGGTTGCCGTCACCGGACAGCGCTCGGCCACCGCGGCGTACCGGGAATCCCTCGAACTGCTGGCCTCGCTCCGGCTCTGCCCGAACGTTCCGGCACAGCACGCCATCCAGACGTCACTGGGCGGCTACCAGAGCATCGAAGACCTGATCAAACCCGGCGGCCGGCTGCGCGAACAGCGCGACCTCGCATTGCGGCTGCTCAATGAGATTCCGGGAATCACCTGCGTGCCCGCGGCCGGGGCGATGTACCTGTTCCCGAAGATGGACCCGGAGATGTACCCCTTCGCGGACGATGAGCAGTTCGTGCTTGACCTGCTGCAGGAGCAGAAGATCCTGGTCTCCCACGGCTCGGCGTTCCACTGGCCCTCCCCCGATCACTTCAGGTTCGTCATCCTGCCGCCCGTGGACGAAATCCGGGAGGCCGTACGCCGCATCGCCACCTTCCTGGCCGCCTACCGCGCCCGGGGGGGCCGCACCCGCGCCGCGTAG
- a CDS encoding sulfurtransferase: protein MSNSESDLQPFVDWTWCAGNLGRFVLVDTRWYLDGTSGRDAYNAGHIPDAVFVDMDRWLSGAASKKAGRNPLPDPEVFAQGMQEAGISDSDVVIAYDDAGGVIAARMVWMLRSTGRSAAILNGGIASYPGELATESRQRLEGDFSAQVWPESLLAGIAEASSDQFRVVDARNRDRFEGRRDPVDPRPGHIPGAVNVPCRENLDSSGRLIPEEQLRENFERAGIVSAQNTIAYCGSGVTACHNLLVLEQLGKGKGRLFVGGWSQYGHATDRPVETV, encoded by the coding sequence ATGAGTAATAGCGAGTCGGACTTGCAGCCGTTTGTTGACTGGACCTGGTGCGCGGGCAACTTGGGGCGGTTCGTTCTGGTGGATACCCGCTGGTATCTGGATGGGACCTCGGGAAGGGACGCCTACAACGCTGGTCATATCCCGGATGCCGTCTTCGTCGACATGGATCGGTGGCTCTCGGGGGCGGCTTCGAAGAAAGCCGGGAGGAACCCGCTGCCCGATCCTGAAGTGTTTGCCCAGGGGATGCAGGAAGCCGGAATCAGTGACTCTGACGTCGTGATCGCCTATGACGACGCAGGTGGAGTCATCGCGGCCCGAATGGTGTGGATGCTCCGATCGACGGGCCGCAGCGCCGCGATCCTGAACGGCGGCATCGCCAGTTACCCGGGAGAGCTCGCTACCGAGTCCCGGCAAAGGCTGGAAGGAGACTTCTCAGCCCAGGTCTGGCCTGAAAGCCTGCTTGCCGGTATCGCCGAGGCGTCTTCCGATCAATTCAGGGTCGTGGACGCGAGGAATCGTGACCGCTTCGAGGGGCGCCGAGACCCTGTTGACCCCCGCCCAGGGCACATACCCGGCGCCGTAAATGTCCCCTGCCGCGAGAACCTCGACTCCTCGGGAAGACTGATCCCAGAGGAACAGCTACGCGAGAATTTCGAGCGGGCCGGCATCGTCTCCGCCCAGAACACCATTGCATATTGCGGATCCGGAGTGACCGCCTGCCACAACCTGCTGGTTCTGGAGCAACTCGGAAAAGGCAAAGGCAGACTGTTCGTCGGCGGCTGGTCCCAGTATGGACACGCCACGGACAGGCCTGTCGAAACCGTCTAA
- a CDS encoding DUF2848 domain-containing protein: protein MTTLSFELPDGSTKDVQVKRLLNAGYAGREQDEVQAHIAELAELGVPGPTTTPALYPVSPYLAQQVSEVSVQHGRTSGEAEWAMVITDDGVLLTVACDHTDRELEVHGVAWSKNASPDVLGRKAWRLDDVRDHLDQITLKGWVGEGDTADTLIQDSSLAALLTPDYWLDVLTERGLNAPGTVLISGTVAMTHGVNQFARSWKVEMTDPVTGASVDAQYVVEQMPEPIG from the coding sequence ATGACGACTCTGAGCTTCGAACTTCCCGACGGCAGCACCAAGGACGTACAGGTGAAGCGCCTCCTGAACGCGGGCTACGCAGGGCGGGAGCAGGATGAAGTGCAAGCCCACATTGCCGAACTGGCTGAACTTGGCGTTCCCGGTCCCACCACCACGCCGGCCCTATATCCAGTGTCCCCCTATCTGGCCCAGCAGGTATCGGAAGTGAGCGTGCAGCATGGACGAACTTCCGGCGAGGCCGAGTGGGCGATGGTGATCACCGACGACGGCGTGCTGCTCACCGTCGCCTGCGACCATACGGACCGCGAACTGGAGGTCCACGGCGTGGCCTGGAGCAAGAATGCCAGCCCGGATGTGCTGGGGCGGAAGGCCTGGCGCCTGGACGACGTGCGGGACCATCTGGACCAGATCACGCTGAAGGGCTGGGTGGGGGAGGGCGACACCGCCGACACCCTGATCCAGGACAGCTCGCTGGCCGCCCTGCTGACCCCGGACTACTGGCTGGACGTCCTCACGGAACGCGGGCTGAACGCGCCCGGAACCGTCCTTATTTCCGGCACGGTGGCCATGACCCACGGCGTGAACCAGTTCGCCCGCAGCTGGAAGGTCGAGATGACAGATCCCGTCACGGGCGCCTCGGTGGATGCCCAGTATGTGGTGGAGCAGATGCCCGAGCCGATCGGCTGA